TCAACCAGACCCAGGCCCGCTTTGACAGCGAACGCGGGCCGGACGGCAAGCCGTGGCCCGAGTCTGCGCGGGTGAAACGGTTCGGGGGGAAGGTGCTTACCGACACGGCACGGCTGCGGAACTCGCTCAGCAAGCGGGCCGATGGGGACAAGGTGATCGTCGGAACCAACGTCGTCTATGCGGCCATCCATCAGGCCGGTGGCGAGATCAAGGCCAAGCGCAAGCCCCGCCTCGTGTTCAACATTCCCGGCGTGGGCATCCGCACGGCGAAGAAGGTCAAGATACCCGCCCGGCCCTACATGGGTTTCAGCCCCGAGGACCGGCGCGAACTGGCCGAGGAACTGCGGGGTCTGGTGAAGGAGTTGACAAAGAAATGATCGCGGCGGTGGAAACGTATCTCTCGGGAAAGCTGGTTGCAGCCGGGATTCCGGCAAAGCGGATCGCCCAGCTTGCCAAGGATTCGCGCACACGGCAGATGCCTTTCGCCGAGTTGTTCGATCCCCAGGAGAACTTTCAGCGGGACGGCAGCAAGGCCAGCCGGGATTACGATGGTGCCACCCAACAGGCCACCAACGCCGTGCGCCTTTACAACCGGGAACTGGCGCTGACCGTGAAGATCGTTCACCGCTCGAAGGCGCAACTGGACACGCTGTTTACGTCGTTTCTGGCGAGCGTGGAGCGGGGCTTTACCGATCCGCTCCCGGCCCCGGCCACGGGAGACCAGTTCATCCGGAT
The Candidatus Glassbacteria bacterium DNA segment above includes these coding regions:
- a CDS encoding phage virion morphogenesis protein, with translation MAESGVRLTGDWPEFRRAVRNLANFPFAKFHAFAGETIINQTQARFDSERGPDGKPWPESARVKRFGGKVLTDTARLRNSLSKRADGDKVIVGTNVVYAAIHQAGGEIKAKRKPRLVFNIPGVGIRTAKKVKIPARPYMGFSPEDRRELAEELRGLVKELTKK